TCGGACTCTGTGTAACAGTTCTCGAAAAGTCGGGTTTCCAGATAAATTGCTGCGTAGGACTAAACTATTGACAAAAAAACCAATTAGTCCTTCAATTTCGCTACGATTACGGTTAGCAATTGGCGAACCTACCGCAATATCTTCTTGATCTGTGTAGCGGTAGAGCAAAGTTTTAAATGCTGCCAACATCATCATAAAAAAAGTTACACCTTCTTGCTGTGAAAGCTTTTCTAATGCATCAATTAGCTTTTTTGGTAACTCAAAAAATTGTGTTGTACCTTCATAGCTTTGTATACTTGGTCTGGGTTTGTCGGTAGGTAAATGCAGCATAGAAATACCATTTAATTGCTGCTGCCAATAAGTTAATTGCGTTTGCAGCACTTCTCCTTGTAGCCATTCGCGTTGCCAGTGGGCAAAGTCAGCGTATTGAAGAGGTAGTTCTAATAAAGGGGAAAGCTGGTTTTGTGCAAAAGCTGTGTACAGCGTTCCCAGTTCCCGAATCAGCACCCCAATAGACCAATCATCGCAGATAATGTGGTGCATATTCAGTAATAGAATATGTTCAGTCTTAGAAAGCACAAGCAACTTCACTCGCAGCAATGGTCCAGAGGATAAATCGAAAGGATGTTCTATCTCTGCATTAATAATCCTGCTTGCTTCCAACTCTCCTTCATCTTCTAGCAGTAGCTGGAGGTCTAATACAGAAATAGGTATTGTTGAACTGGGTGCAATCGCCTGTAGAGGTTGCCCATCCACCACTATAAATGTAGTGCGTAAGCTTTCATGGCGATGTACAATTTCGTTAAAAGTCTGCTCCAGTGCCGTTAAGTTAAGCAAACCTGTTAAGCGAATTACTGTCGGCACATTATAAATAGTATTGTCAGGGATCAACTGGTCAAGAAACCATAACCGTTGTTGGGCAAAAGATACTGGAAAGACAAAAACCTCTTCAAAAGACATATAGCAATCCTAAATCATTACTGAAAATCTCTCTTTATTTTCTCTGCGTTCTCTGCGTCTCTGCGGTTCGTTACAATTAGAGTCTGTGCTTTCTCAATACAGCCTCTTAACTGTGCGGCTAGAACCTGAATATGGGGTTTTCTCAGCATAGTTAGGTGATTCCCAGGAATATGATGAATTTCTGTTCCTCCCACAGCGAACTGATCCCAACCCATACTCGGCTCCTCCTCGGCAACGTTTAACTGAACTTTTGTTCTAAAAAGATTAATTCGCTTAGGGTAGACTTGCGGAACGTAGTTGAGAACTGCTTGGCTATTGGCGTAAAAAACACGAAGCATAGGGATAATTGCCGACTCACTTAAAAGCCTTCCCTTGGATTCTTGAGATACAAGGTTGACTGTGGCATCCTCCTTTTGGATGAAATGTGAGAACAGATTTCTTTTGAGCGTTAGCGACTCCCAAAAAGAGTATCGCATCAACTTCTGAAAATTAGTCAATCGAGAAGTTAAACTTTTATTCCGGTTTTTACTATGAGCAGTAATTAGACGCAAATAATCAAGGAAAAAGGGCCACATATATGGCACGACTGTAGTAAAAATAAACTTGAAAGCATTGCTCAAAGAAGGTAGATTGCTCTTAATTGGTGCTACCGTGTCAAGCACAGCAAGTAGAGCTACTTCTTCCCCAGAATTTTCAAGTTGTTGCGCCATTTCAAAAGCAACCCATCCTCCAAAAGACCAACCTCCTATAAAATAAGGGCCTTTCGGTTGTACTGAGCGCAATGCTTCAATGTAATGGGTAGCCATATCCTCAATGCGATTTAGTGGAGTTTCCCCATCAATTCCAATAGGCTGTAGCCCATAAAGTGGCTGATTTTCACCCAATTGATGAGCTAATTCATAATAAGGAAAGACCACACCAAATATTGGATGGACGCAAAAGAAAGGCGGATTTGAGCCATTCGGTTGAATCGTAACTAAAGGAGACCACGCCAGAGAATCTGTTTTTGTATATAGTGCAATTGCTAAACTTTCAATTGTTTGATTTAAAAACAGGTTAGATAAAGGTAAATCACGCTCAAACTGTTTATTTATTTGGTCTAATAAACGTACAGCCAGCAGCGAATTTCCTCCCAAATCAAAGAAGTTATCATGAATACCTACATTCTCAACATTAAGGACTTCAGCCCAGATTTTTGCCAAGGTTGATTCAGTTGGAGTCCGAGGAGCAAGAAAGGCTTTATTGATTGAGCGGCTTTGACTATCAACTACTTTTAGCGCATAACGATCCACTTTGCCATTAGCCGTTAACGGCAAAGAATCCAGAATTACAAAAGCTTTTGGTATCATGTATTCTGGTAATTTTTCTTTTAGAAATTCACGTAATTCAATAATTGTTTGCTCCGGCGGTGACTTAGAAACAATGTAAGCTACTAAATGCTTGTTATCAGATAGATTACCTTGAGTAATTACAATTGCTTTTTCTACTTTATTATTCTGGCTTATAACTGTTTCAATTTCTGATAATTCAATACGAAAACCGCGAATTTTTACTTGGTTATCGATGCGACCTAAAAATTCAATATTACCGTCTGGTCGATATCGAGCTAAATCACCTGTATTGTAAAGCCGTGCTTCTTTTTTACTATTAAAAGGATTGGGAATAAACTTTTTTGCAGTTAATTCAGGACAATTGACGTAGCCTCGTGCTAGTCCATCACCAGCGATGTATAATTCACCTAAAATCCCAATTGGTACAGGTTGTAAATGCTTATCTAATATATAAATTTCAGTGTTAGCAATTGGGCGACCAATAGGCGGTTTTTCACTCACAGATTTAATTCCGGCAACAGTTGACCAAACGGTTGCTTCAGTAGGCCCGTAAGCATTAAAAAACCTACGGCTAGGATTCCACCAACGTTTTACTATATCCTCAGAACATGATTCACCCGCACTAATAATAGTTTGTAATGCAGGTAATGATTCTGTAGGTAAAACTGCCAAAACCGCAGGTGGGAGAGTAACGTGAGTAATAGCTTTTTCGCTTAATAGTTGAAGTAAAGCTTTTCCAGGTAGAAGAGATTCTTTCTTTGCTAAATAAAGGGTTGATCCTGTTTGCAATGCCATGACAATCTCGAAAATTGAGGCATCGAAACTTAATGATGCGAATTGCAGAATGCGGTTACTCGGTTGCAAGTTAAAAACCTCAATCTGATCTGCTGCTAAATTAGCCAATCCTCGGTGTTCGATTAAAACGCCTTTTGGCTGCCCTGTTGAGCCAGAAGTGTAGATGACATAAGCTAAGTTTTCAAGTGTTACGCAACTGGTTGGGTTTTCTCGGCTATGTTGTGTAATAGTTGCCCAATCTTTATCTATACTAATAATTGGATTCGATAATTCTGTAAAATGTTGAAGTAATTTTTCTTGTGTCAGCAAAACTGAAACTTGTGCATCTTTCAACATGAAGTTAAGACGCTCTTGAGGATAGCTGGAATCTAAAGGAAGGTATGCACCGCCAGCTTTAAAAATGCCTAATATGGCAATTATCATTTCTGGTGAACTCTCCACACAAATGCCAACTAAAGATTCAGTTTGTACACCTTTTTTTCTGAGATAATGTGCAAGTTTATTGCTACGTATATTTAACTCTTTGTAGCTGAGTTGTTGATTACCAAATACTAGTGCGTTCGCATCGGGAGTTGTCTCCACCTGCGCCTCAAATAATTGATGGAAACATTTGTTATCTGGGTAAATTTTCTTAGTGTCATTCCAATCAATTAATAATTGCTGTCGTTCTCCTTCAGTAAGCAAACCTAAATCTGAAATACGCTGTTTTGGATTGGCAACAATACTTTCTAACAGTATTTGGAAATGTCCCAGCATTCGCGTAATGGTGCTTTGATCAAATAAATCGGTACTATACACGATTTCTCCTTTGAGAGTTTCCAAGTCTCGCCACAGATGGAACTCTAAATCAAGCTTTGCAATTTTGCTGTCGAAGTCGAATAATGAAAGCTTTAACCCAGGTAACTCTAGTGCTTCAATAGGAGTATTTTGCAGGCTAAATACGACTTGAAATAAGGGATGCCGGCTCAAATCTCGGTCTGGGTGAAGTTCTTCCACCAGCTTTTCAAAGGGCAAATCCTGATGGCTGTATGCTCCTAAAGTCACCTCTCGCACTCGATTTAATAATTCTTGAAACGTCGGGTTCCCTGATAAATCGCTGCGTAGCACCAAACTATTGACAAAAAAACCAATTAACCCTTCTAGTTCGCTACGGTTACGATTAGCGATCGCTGAACCTACGACAATATCCTCTTGCTGTGTGTAGCGATAGAGCAAAGTCTGAAATGCTGCCAGCATTGTCATGAACAAGGTTACATCTTCTTGGTAACTAAGTGCTTCTATCGCTTGAGTTAAGGAGTGTGGTAGTTCTAAAAATTGTTTTGCACCCCTGTAAGTTGGAACTGCTGGTCTTACTCTGTCGGTGGGGAGATTCAGGGCTGAAATCCCGTCTAATTGTTTTCGCCAATAAGCTAACTGCGTTTGTAAAGGCGAACAGCCGTTTTCTCCCACTGCTTGCAGCCACTCTCGTTGCCATTGGGCGAAATCTGCATACTGAATGGGTAATTCTGGCAGAAGTGTAGACACCAAACATCGCTGATCTTCTACAAAGGCTTTATATAATACCCCCAGTTCTCTAATTAGCACCCCAATTGACCAGCCATCGGCAACAATGTGATGTAGATTTAGCAGCAGTACATATTCTGCTTCATCTAGTTGTAGCAGCTTCACTCGCAGCAATGGCCCGGTGGTGAGATTGAAAGGATGTTGAGCCTCTGCGGTTGCAATGCGCCGTACTTGTATCTCACATTCTTGATCGAAATTGCGTATATCTATTAAGGGAAGAGGTATGGTTAAGCTGGGTGCGATTACCTGCACTGGTTGCTGCTCTACCATAACAAACGTAGTGCGTAAGGTTTCGTGGCGACGGACAATTTCGTTGAATGTCTGCTTTAATGCGGTAAAGTTGAGGGAACCTTTCAGGCAAAGTGCTGTTGACACATTGTAAAATGGATTGCCCGATGCTAATTGGTCGAGAAACCACAATCGCTGCTGGGCGAAAGAAGTGGGGAAGACAAAAACCTCTGCTTCATCAGAAAAATTGAGTTCTTCATCAGCCGTGAGGCTACCGAGAATATATTGATCCATATTATCGTCAACGATTTGGGATTGAAAGTAGTTACCGAATCAAAAACTTTTGCTGTATTAGAACCAATAATAAAAATCCAGTTTTGAGGTTATTATTCGTTGGTATTGTAAAACTTCTATTAATGGTAGTTTAAATATTTTAAGAAAAGTGGTCCCGACAGCGTTTAGTCTAGGGATAGCGGGCGTTGTAGTGCCTCCTATGCCTTCGCCGAAGGGAAGTGCTGTAACGCCCTGTTGGGGTTATTCCCGGCAAACAAACGGCATGAGATATTTGTCTAAGTAGGTAGGCACAAATAAACCTAACTATGTAACAAAATGTAAAATCATCAAAACCCTTGCGGTTGCTTCACTCCGCTACGCTCCGTTCGCAATGACATACCTTGAAATTTTCCCGCCTACCTACTTATGCTTTTTGGAACTATTTATCTTCCTTGCGGTTAGTATCTTGTTTTGTTAATTATTAGTAGACCTCTCCGGAAATATGGTAGAGACGTTCCGCCGGAACGTCTCTACAAGGGTTTCAAACCACGCACATTTAATTACCGGAGATGTCTAGTGTATAAGTATTTTTAATATATATGGTTGTCTACAAGTTATTATACTCTGTACTTTAAATTACTACGCACTGCATAATACTTAGCGATTCCTACGGGGCGCTTCGCTATCGCTCTTCGGAGAAAAACTTTTTGGTTTACTGATATTGAGTTCATTAGTGAGTTTATTCATTTCGTCTTCACGGAATTCTGCTATGAGATTTGTACTTTAGCGTTAAGCATTGTTTTATACTTTTAAAACAATATTTAATGGTGCTATTATGGACGCTGAAACACTGCTGAAGAAATACGCTGCTGGAGAACGGAATTTTAAACAAGCAAATCTGAGTGAAGAAAATCTCAAAAGTGCTGACTTGGGTGAGATAAACCTATACGGTGCAAATTTGAGTGGAGCAGATTTAGAGAAAGCAAATTTAAATCAAGCCAATCTTGCCACTGCAAATCTAACTAAAGCATCTCTCAAAAATGCACAGTTCTATTCAGTGACTGCTTCTTCAGCAACATTTACTTTTGCTGACCTGAATAGTGCTGATTTGAGTTGGTCAACTTTGAATGATACTGAGTTTAACTCTGCAAACTTACAAGAAGCAAATTTGATAGGAGTAAATTTAAGTAATGCAAAATTATTATTTGCAAACCTAGATCAAGCAAACCTCAGTGGTGGAAATCTTACTAATGCTAATCTTGCTGTAGCTTCATTATCCGGAGCAAATTTGAGTAAAACTTTGTTGAATAAAGCCAATTTGGAAGAAGCATACTTAATTGGAGCTAATTTTACTTTGGCAACTTTAAGTGAAGCCAAGTTACAAAAATCCAAAATTCAAGGAGCTAAATTTCATAAAGCAAATCTATCTGAAGTTAATTTGTCAGGTATGAATTTAGCTAATTTAGATTTTACAGAAGCAAGTCTTAGCAGTGCAAATCTTAAAAAAGCTATTCTGCAAGGAGCAAATTTAGAAAGAGCTAAACTGCGATGGGCAAATCTTACTAGAGCAAATCTCGATGGTGCAAACCTGAGAAGAGCAGATTTAACCGGCGCAAATATATATGGTGCAACCTTTAATAATGCTGACCTCACAGGTGCGATAATGCCAGATGGAGAAGTTTTCACAACAGATGTTGATTTAGACTTCATTAAATCAGATGCACCCTTACCAAAAGAGATCGTTATGACTCGTCAAGTTATCCGTACCGATAAAGCACCTGCACCAGTTGGACCCTATAATCAAGCTATTCTTGCTTCTGGACAAATGCTGTTTGTTGCTGGACAAATTGCTATTGATCCCCGTTTAGGTGATGTTGTTTATACCGATGATGTCACCAAGCAAACGGAACAGGTGATGAGAAATATTGAAGCTATCCTGAAAGAAGCCGGCGCTACTTTTAATGATGTGGTTAAAACAGGTGTATTTTTAGCTGATATGAATGATTTTGCCGCTGTCAATGCGGTTTATGCAAAATATTTTTCTGAAGATACAGCCCCTGCGCGTGCTTGTGTTGAGGTGTCGCGTTTACCTAAAAATGTGTTAGTAGAGATTGAGTGTATTGCTGTAATTGGTTAATTATACGGTGGGCAATGCCCACCATAGTTTTATCAAAGTTTTAGTTTTCTGGTTCGATATTGGGCGAAGTTTTACAATACCTGCTGCACGCAGTTGTACAGCTAATCTTTCAGCACGTTGTTTTTCTTGTTCTATATATTCTTTGTAAAGCCGTTTGGCTTCCTTGGTAATCTATGAAAATGGCTTTCTTCTCTTTTGACTCAACGCAAAAAAAGAGTATTGGGGGTTGACAACTAATTTAAAATTTGTTGTGCTGAATTTGATAAGGAAGAACTATGTAAAAATAAATATGTCAACAATGACAAGGTAGGGGTTTAGCAATGCTAAACCCTTGAATTTTGCGTAAGTTAAAAGTTCAGCCTAAAACCCGATCTATTTACTCGCTTGTTCTGTTAACTTGGTCAACACATCATTAGAACGTTCCACAAAGGATTTCATTCCTTCAGCATCAAAGCCTTTTTGAGACATCAACGCTAAATCATAAACGTGCTGACAAATCATTTTTGTTAACTGCGCTGTGGGTGATTCTCCATCACCTTGAATAATGCTACCTTGATTGAGATTAACGAGGTTTTGAATCAAGGGATGGGCAGTATTTACTAACAAAATATGATCTTCGGGAAATTCAGCATTTTGCTGCTGCATCATGGCGTTCATATCCCGCAAACGACGGAGAATTTCTGGTAACAATACCATTGCTGGTGGCGTTCCTTGGGGGTCGTCTGATTTTAAGGCTTCGGTGCGGATATTAACTTTGGGTTTGTTGAGTGATTTTTCAAATAATTCTTTGATAATTTCACTCTTGGTTTTATTGGTTGTGGGGTCAACAATTTCGCCGGATTTATCATCTAATAATGTATTATCAAGGTCAGAATCTACCCGTGTAAATTTAACATCTTGATATTCTCTTTCCAAGAAGTTAATAAAGTGGGTATCAATGAAAGAGTCCATAAATAGGACTTCTAAACCTTGGTTTTTATGTAATGCGATGTATGTGGCTTGACCCGCTTCATCGGTACAGTAAAAAACTTTATTTTCGTGGCGTTCTTTGTTGCGTTCTAGATATTCTTTGATGGTGGTATATGGTGTGCTGCTGGTATTAGATGGGGTGACATCTTGCCAAACATCACTATCTGAAGATTGAACTTCTACTGCGGGTGTTTCTGCGGGTTTGGTTTCTAATTTAGCAGTGCTGCGGAAGATGAGGATGTCTTCGACTTGTTTTTTAAATTTCTCATCGTTGAGAACACCAAATTTAACGAATGTTCCTAAATCTTTCCAAGCATTGATGTATTGTTCGCGGTCGTCGTGGTAAAGTTCTTTGAGTCTATCGCCGACTTTTTTAGCGATATAATCTCCTATTCGTTTTACGGTGCGATCGCCTTGTAAAGCACTGCGAGAAACGTTCAAAGGAATATCTGTACTATCAATTACACCCCGCATTGGTAGTAAAAATTGGGGAATAATTTCATCACAGTTATCACTCACAAAAACCTGATTGCAGAATAACTTAATTTGTCCTTTGGTTACATCTACATCAGGTCGCATTTTCGGAAAATACAAAATCCCGTTAATAATAAACGGATAATCTGTATTCAGATGCACCCATAACAAAGGTTCTTCTTGAAAAGGATAAAGATAGCGGTAAAATTCTAGATAATCTTCTTTGGTTAAATTGCTAGAAGATTCTCTCCAAGCAGCTTTTTGTTGATTCAATACTTCCCCATCTAATTTGATGGGTACGGGCATAAAATCGCAGTAGGTTTTGACTAGATTCTTAATTCTCGCAGCTTCTAAATATTCTTCCTCATCTGGCATTAAAGTGAGGGTAATAGTAGTACCGCGAGTAGTGCGGGAAGACTCATCTAAGGTAAATGCTGGTGAACCATCACAAGTCCAATGAACAGCTTGAGAACCTTCTTTATAGGAGAGAGTATCAATTTCTACTTGTTTTGCCACCATGAAGGAGGAGTAGAAACCTAAACCAAAGTGTCCAATAATTGGCTGGTCTGCTTTCCCTTCATATTTGTGAATAAATTCTTCTGCACTGGAGAAAGCAACTTGGTTAATGTATTTTTTGACTTCCTCTGCTGTCATCCCAATACCGTTATCGGAGATGGAGAGAGTCTTTTTATCTTTATCAATGGCAATTGTAATTTCGTCTTCGCCTGTGTCTCCATTATACTCACCAGCGCGGGAGACCATTTTTAATTTTTGGATGGCATCTACAGCGTTGGATACCAGTTCCCGCAAGAAGATTTGGTGGTCTGAATAGAGAGACTTCTTAATAATTGGGAAAATATTCTCAGTATGTATACTGATAGTGCCTTGTTCTAGCATAGTTAACCGTCTGTTTTACTTGCTTGCTGATAATTCTGAAAATCAATTTTCGTCGATCTATGTCTTTTTTGAGGTAAGGAATACCTCTTAATAATGATTCGGATTACACTACCATCTGTGGGGATTGGGGACTGGGTACTGGGGACTAGGGACTGGGAAGAGAATTTTAGTTGAAAGTTCTAAGTAATTATGATGCAATGGGATATTAGACTGTTTCAATAAAAACATCATGGAACCTACAACTTTAGCGATCGCCATTGCTACCATATTTCTGACCAAAGCCTTAGAAAAATCCGGTGAGACATTTAGTGAGAGTTTAACAAAAAAGGTTGGTGAAGCGATCGCTAAAATCCGCAACCATTCCCCAGAAACAGCCACAGCATTAGCAGCAGGTAATCCAGAAGCATTAAATCTCAATCCAGAAGTCCTTAACCAAATTCCACCCGATCCGATTTTTGCGGAGTTGGTTACTACCGCTGATGTAGAAGAAAATGCCACATTTGCGGACAAGTATCAAGCAGTGAAAGCAGGTGGCACAATTAACATTATTGGTAAACAGATTAACATTTCACAAGCTGGTACAGGCGGCAGTCAAACAAACAACTTCAGTAATTTCTGAATCTATGATGAAAGTACGAGAAGTTATTAACTTGCTTGAATCAGATGGTTGGTATCTGGTAGGAACAGAGGGTAGTCATCGTCAGTTTAAACATCCAACAAAGCTAGGTAAGGTAACGGTATCGAAAAATAAGTGATGATGTCAGAAAAGGAACGTTAGGAAGCATTCTCAGACAAGCAGGACTCAAATAATGGATAAATATCTGATCGTTCTGGAAAAAACCGAAACAGGATTTTCCGCATACTCCCCTGATGTGTGGGGTTGCGTTGCTACAGGTGAGACACTGGAAACAACTTTAGAGAATATGCGTTCAGCCCTAGTTTTCCATCTTCAAGATAGTGAAATTCCTCAACCTCGTGGTATTGATGCTTATTTGGATGCGTTACGGGAATCAGAAGGAGAGGAATTTTATCTCACGCATATTGGTGTGGGTATCTTGAAATAATCTCTGAAGCAGCTATATATGCTGTCATGACTCGTATTATGTTACGTCGTCTTGTTGTCTAAAGATTTACTTTATAAATGGTCTCTGATAGCAATACATAAAAACAAGTTTTCACTGCAATCATAAAATTGTCTGAATCAGGATATCCAGGATGATAGGATTTACAGGATTATAACTGTCAAATTACTTGATAAATTACTCAAATTCTGAATAAGTCATGTTTGAGTTAAATCAATATAGTGCGATTTTGTGATAAATTCTTACTAAACTAATTGTCTGAATCAGGATGTATAGGATTATAAGTGTCAAAATACTTGATAAATTACTCAAATCCTGAATAATTCATGTTTGAGTTAAATCAATATAGTACGATTTTGTGGGAAATTTTCACTCAACTAAGTATGTATAATTTACGTAAAATTCATAGTTAACTTACCAAAAACCATTAGAACTACTAAAACCATAAATCGAAACCTGTTTAGATAGAAAATGGCACAGTGATTCAAGTGAAATCTATAAATCATCCACAATAATCACTCTTGTATCTATCATCCTGTAAATCCTATCATCCTGGACATCCTGATTCAGACAATTATTCTTGAAACATCCGACAACAATACATAAAACCTGTTTAATATCTAATCAGCTTATTTTTTATAAAAAATGTTAATCTAAAAATAACAGGAGGAAAGTATATGACTATAAAAGAGCAATTGATTCATGAAATTGAACAAGCACCAGAAAATATAGTTTCACAATTACTTGATTTTTTACATCTTCTCCAATTTCAACCACAACTATCATCCTCAATCACTGAAACAGATGAAAGCCTTTTGAATTGCATTGACGGCTTCATGGTAATTAAAGCACAAGGTTCTTTACCGGATATTGATTGGGTTTATTTTGTCCGTGAAGAAAGAATCAACGATATTACATCACAATGAAAGCACTATTCGACACAAATATTCTGGTTTCAGCTATGATTGAAGCACATCCAAATCATGCTATCAGTCTTCCTTGGATACAACGAGTTAGAAACAAAAGTATTTCAGGTTATATCTCAACCCATTCTATAGCAGAACTGTATGCAGTCATAACACGATTGCCTTTACCCAAACCTCTCAGCACTCAACAAGTTCATGACATAATCATTAACAATCTTGAATCTTTTCATACTGTTGATTTAGAAAGTGCTGACTATCTACAAGTTTTAAAAAATGTTACGCATCTCAATATTACAGGAGGTGGAATTTATGATGCAATTATTGCTCAAACAGCCATAAAAGCAAATGTAGATATTTTATTGACATTCAACTCTAAACATTTTATAAGACTAGGAAAACATATTGCCCAGTTGGTAAAAGATCCATCTGTATGGAAAGATATTAATTAATAAACAGCTATTAACTTGCAATTTAATATATGTTATCCTGAATTTGATAAGGAAGAACTATCTTCAAATCATCCTGTAAATCCTATAATCCTGGACATCCTGATTCAGACAATTAGATGCTTTGCCAAATTAAGAGGGAGTTTCAAAATTCACATCTTCATAAACATCATTTATAGAACATTGAAAATCTACACTTGCTAAATGTAAATTTTCCTCCTTTCCATAACTATACAATACCCATTGTCCTTCTGAATTACGACGGAAAACATCTACATTGATTTTATTTTGACTGACTAACACATATTCCTGAAGTGAATCTAAATTACGATAGTCAGCAAACTTATCACCTCTATCAAAAGCTTCTGTAGTTGGTGATAAAACTTCGATAATTAAACAGGGATAACGTAAAAAGTTATTAAAGGCTTTATCTCTTGAATCACAACTAACAATTACATCAGGATAATAATAAATATCCATTGTTTCAATATGCGCTTTTGTGTCGGAAACATAAGCTTGACATCCACTTCCACGCAGATGATTTCTTAACATTGAAGCAATATTGAGAGTAATAACTACATGAGTATTACTAGCACCTGCCATTGCATAAACTTGTCCCTGTCTGTATTCATATTTGATAGGGCTTGTTTCTTCTAATTCTAAATATTCTTCAGGGGAAATATAGTTATAACTGGGAGTTGCAATCATAGAAAATCACCTCGGTAAATATATTAGGTAATGCAACATAATCTTGTGGGGTTAATTATCCTATCCAACCCCATAAGCTGTATATACTTACACATCAGAAGATGCTTCTAATAACTTCACAGTCTTTTTCCCCACTGACACTTTTACTGACTGTTTTTTAGCGAAGGTAAGACCATTTTCACCTTTATCAATGATAATTGTGTCACCAGAAATAAAGGTATTTTCTAATAACTTGGTAGCAAGGGGGTTTTCGACTTCCCGCTGAATTGACCTTTTTAGCGGACGTGCGCCATAAACAGGATCATATCCGGCTTCAACAAGGTGGTCACAGGCTGCTTGTGATATCTCAAAGGAGATTTTTTGCTCTTGCAGGAGTTTTTCGACTCTTTTGAGTTGAATACGGATGATATGCCGCATTTCCGAACGGCTGAGGGTGTGGAAAAGTATGAGATCATCGACGCGGTTAAGAAATTCGGG
The Anabaena sphaerica FACHB-251 DNA segment above includes these coding regions:
- a CDS encoding non-ribosomal peptide synthetase, with product MDQYILGSLTADEELNFSDEAEVFVFPTSFAQQRLWFLDQLASGNPFYNVSTALCLKGSLNFTALKQTFNEIVRRHETLRTTFVMVEQQPVQVIAPSLTIPLPLIDIRNFDQECEIQVRRIATAEAQHPFNLTTGPLLRVKLLQLDEAEYVLLLNLHHIVADGWSIGVLIRELGVLYKAFVEDQRCLVSTLLPELPIQYADFAQWQREWLQAVGENGCSPLQTQLAYWRKQLDGISALNLPTDRVRPAVPTYRGAKQFLELPHSLTQAIEALSYQEDVTLFMTMLAAFQTLLYRYTQQEDIVVGSAIANRNRSELEGLIGFFVNSLVLRSDLSGNPTFQELLNRVREVTLGAYSHQDLPFEKLVEELHPDRDLSRHPLFQVVFSLQNTPIEALELPGLKLSLFDFDSKIAKLDLEFHLWRDLETLKGEIVYSTDLFDQSTITRMLGHFQILLESIVANPKQRISDLGLLTEGERQQLLIDWNDTKKIYPDNKCFHQLFEAQVETTPDANALVFGNQQLSYKELNIRSNKLAHYLRKKGVQTESLVGICVESSPEMIIAILGIFKAGGAYLPLDSSYPQERLNFMLKDAQVSVLLTQEKLLQHFTELSNPIISIDKDWATITQHSRENPTSCVTLENLAYVIYTSGSTGQPKGVLIEHRGLANLAADQIEVFNLQPSNRILQFASLSFDASIFEIVMALQTGSTLYLAKKESLLPGKALLQLLSEKAITHVTLPPAVLAVLPTESLPALQTIISAGESCSEDIVKRWWNPSRRFFNAYGPTEATVWSTVAGIKSVSEKPPIGRPIANTEIYILDKHLQPVPIGILGELYIAGDGLARGYVNCPELTAKKFIPNPFNSKKEARLYNTGDLARYRPDGNIEFLGRIDNQVKIRGFRIELSEIETVISQNNKVEKAIVITQGNLSDNKHLVAYIVSKSPPEQTIIELREFLKEKLPEYMIPKAFVILDSLPLTANGKVDRYALKVVDSQSRSINKAFLAPRTPTESTLAKIWAEVLNVENVGIHDNFFDLGGNSLLAVRLLDQINKQFERDLPLSNLFLNQTIESLAIALYTKTDSLAWSPLVTIQPNGSNPPFFCVHPIFGVVFPYYELAHQLGENQPLYGLQPIGIDGETPLNRIEDMATHYIEALRSVQPKGPYFIGGWSFGGWVAFEMAQQLENSGEEVALLAVLDTVAPIKSNLPSLSNAFKFIFTTVVPYMWPFFLDYLRLITAHSKNRNKSLTSRLTNFQKLMRYSFWESLTLKRNLFSHFIQKEDATVNLVSQESKGRLLSESAIIPMLRVFYANSQAVLNYVPQVYPKRINLFRTKVQLNVAEEEPSMGWDQFAVGGTEIHHIPGNHLTMLRKPHIQVLAAQLRGCIEKAQTLIVTNRRDAENAEKIKRDFQ
- a CDS encoding Rid family detoxifying hydrolase, whose amino-acid sequence is MDAETLLKKYAAGERNFKQANLSEENLKSADLGEINLYGANLSGADLEKANLNQANLATANLTKASLKNAQFYSVTASSATFTFADLNSADLSWSTLNDTEFNSANLQEANLIGVNLSNAKLLFANLDQANLSGGNLTNANLAVASLSGANLSKTLLNKANLEEAYLIGANFTLATLSEAKLQKSKIQGAKFHKANLSEVNLSGMNLANLDFTEASLSSANLKKAILQGANLERAKLRWANLTRANLDGANLRRADLTGANIYGATFNNADLTGAIMPDGEVFTTDVDLDFIKSDAPLPKEIVMTRQVIRTDKAPAPVGPYNQAILASGQMLFVAGQIAIDPRLGDVVYTDDVTKQTEQVMRNIEAILKEAGATFNDVVKTGVFLADMNDFAAVNAVYAKYFSEDTAPARACVEVSRLPKNVLVEIECIAVIG
- the htpG gene encoding molecular chaperone HtpG; protein product: MLEQGTISIHTENIFPIIKKSLYSDHQIFLRELVSNAVDAIQKLKMVSRAGEYNGDTGEDEITIAIDKDKKTLSISDNGIGMTAEEVKKYINQVAFSSAEEFIHKYEGKADQPIIGHFGLGFYSSFMVAKQVEIDTLSYKEGSQAVHWTCDGSPAFTLDESSRTTRGTTITLTLMPDEEEYLEAARIKNLVKTYCDFMPVPIKLDGEVLNQQKAAWRESSSNLTKEDYLEFYRYLYPFQEEPLLWVHLNTDYPFIINGILYFPKMRPDVDVTKGQIKLFCNQVFVSDNCDEIIPQFLLPMRGVIDSTDIPLNVSRSALQGDRTVKRIGDYIAKKVGDRLKELYHDDREQYINAWKDLGTFVKFGVLNDEKFKKQVEDILIFRSTAKLETKPAETPAVEVQSSDSDVWQDVTPSNTSSTPYTTIKEYLERNKERHENKVFYCTDEAGQATYIALHKNQGLEVLFMDSFIDTHFINFLEREYQDVKFTRVDSDLDNTLLDDKSGEIVDPTTNKTKSEIIKELFEKSLNKPKVNIRTEALKSDDPQGTPPAMVLLPEILRRLRDMNAMMQQQNAEFPEDHILLVNTAHPLIQNLVNLNQGSIIQGDGESPTAQLTKMICQHVYDLALMSQKGFDAEGMKSFVERSNDVLTKLTEQASK
- a CDS encoding type II toxin-antitoxin system HicA family toxin; its protein translation is MMKVREVINLLESDGWYLVGTEGSHRQFKHPTKLGKVTVSKNK